From Caldibacillus debilis DSM 16016, one genomic window encodes:
- a CDS encoding TIGR03986 family type III CRISPR-associated RAMP protein has product MEKNYGKKSNYNRNQSRKNFNTRQNKLSNNKWIETDETFVNPYNFVSLGGKCQRYDFSALRRKSELLTGVIHCSIETKTPVFIPNTTEENAFDHNSGRTLDFYSYNTITGNTLNSPEKPVIPASEIRGAVRSAYEAVTDSCLSTVDGGQPLYKRITIPGCPGIIKKDAKGYYIQKATRYKVEKEKVENFREGQLVYFGKINRWKVAEDVLPDYKQGYKKGFFHRGEYFEKKKYESVFEEKKEIIRLPENFNPKEHLQKLLNLYDKETKINKTEEHSGYKHYNLNNKVLLVYYYEVDGKFYYLSPACISKIVFHHSINEILEQQGGYNPCTDIHFLCPACALFGMVGEKNALGSRLRFTDALVASDLDPEEYYLPPKVLTELSAPKLSATEFYLEDPGKDIWNYDFAGNWDGKKLIIDRNYQPKIRGRKFYWHSNKEPIWQNYTGYKDEKLNNLNCAIRPLKKGIRFTFRIYFEQITEEELKRLLWTLSIGGNESSHCHKIGMGKPIGLGSIKIKIDRVTIRKIQLSEGTIQYKEEERAFSLKELEETIDLNSKHVREFLKITDFNHSNMNISYPIGKNIKEQKEAGHIWFTGNRNIASKGKPKIHKSLPHILEEDLNLNIIEFKEYI; this is encoded by the coding sequence ATGGAAAAAAATTATGGTAAAAAATCGAATTACAATAGAAATCAAAGTCGCAAAAACTTTAATACGAGACAAAATAAACTTTCTAATAATAAATGGATTGAGACAGACGAAACCTTCGTCAATCCTTATAATTTTGTTTCTCTAGGAGGCAAATGTCAGCGTTATGATTTTTCGGCTTTGCGAAGAAAATCGGAATTACTTACTGGAGTCATTCATTGTTCAATAGAAACCAAAACGCCTGTATTTATCCCTAATACAACAGAAGAGAATGCCTTTGACCATAATTCTGGAAGAACTTTAGATTTTTACTCTTATAATACGATCACCGGAAACACTTTAAATAGTCCGGAAAAACCAGTCATTCCCGCGAGCGAAATTCGTGGCGCGGTTCGTTCCGCCTATGAGGCAGTAACAGATTCTTGTTTATCGACCGTCGACGGGGGTCAGCCCCTGTACAAAAGAATCACGATCCCCGGCTGTCCGGGTATTATAAAGAAAGATGCAAAGGGTTATTATATACAAAAAGCAACCCGATATAAAGTGGAAAAAGAAAAGGTAGAAAACTTTAGGGAAGGTCAATTGGTCTATTTTGGAAAAATCAATAGATGGAAAGTCGCGGAAGATGTATTGCCCGATTACAAACAGGGATATAAAAAAGGTTTTTTTCATAGGGGAGAATATTTTGAAAAGAAAAAATACGAGTCCGTATTTGAAGAAAAAAAAGAAATAATTAGATTGCCAGAAAATTTTAATCCAAAAGAACATCTGCAAAAATTACTCAACCTGTATGACAAAGAAACGAAAATTAATAAGACAGAAGAACACAGCGGTTACAAGCATTACAATCTAAATAATAAGGTATTACTTGTTTATTACTATGAAGTTGATGGGAAATTTTACTACTTATCTCCCGCCTGTATTTCAAAAATCGTATTTCATCATTCAATCAACGAGATTCTTGAGCAACAGGGCGGGTACAACCCCTGCACTGATATTCATTTCTTGTGTCCTGCTTGTGCCTTATTTGGCATGGTAGGCGAAAAAAATGCTTTAGGATCGCGCCTCCGTTTCACTGATGCCCTTGTGGCATCCGATCTTGATCCGGAAGAATATTATCTTCCTCCCAAGGTCTTGACTGAATTGTCCGCACCAAAACTTTCCGCAACAGAATTTTATTTGGAAGATCCGGGGAAAGATATTTGGAATTATGATTTTGCCGGTAACTGGGATGGAAAAAAATTGATTATAGATAGGAACTATCAACCTAAAATTCGGGGGAGAAAATTTTATTGGCATTCGAATAAAGAGCCTATTTGGCAAAATTATACCGGTTATAAGGATGAGAAATTAAACAATCTAAATTGTGCTATTCGCCCGTTAAAAAAAGGCATCCGGTTTACCTTCCGCATATATTTTGAACAGATCACAGAAGAGGAATTGAAACGCCTTCTTTGGACTTTATCGATCGGCGGTAATGAAAGCAGCCATTGCCATAAGATTGGCATGGGAAAACCGATAGGACTCGGTAGCATAAAAATTAAAATTGATCGGGTGACAATCAGGAAAATACAACTGAGCGAGGGAACCATTCAATATAAGGAAGAAGAAAGGGCATTTTCCCTGAAAGAATTGGAAGAAACGATTGACCTAAATTCGAAACATGTAAGAGAATTTTTGAAAATAACGGATTTTAACCATTCCAATATGAATATCAGTTATCCAATAGGCAAAAACATAAAAGAACAAAAAGAAGCCGGACATATTTGGTTTACAGGAAACAGGAACATCGCATCTAAGGGAAAACCAAAAATCCATAAAAGTTTACCTCATATATTGGAAGAAGATTTAAATTTAAATATTATAGAATTCAAAGAATATATTTAA
- a CDS encoding Cas10/Cmr2 second palm domain-containing protein, with protein sequence MFVLSMFDVTDIQRYIFQSNRLKEIIGASTLVDKALSTFLIEAIKSSVHGAYKVEWESYEHFDFLNNVDLEAELIYTGGGNALVAFRSKEVAKRVTKRLSQLLIENAPSLHFTVVHHTVEGNDFNEDRKKIMTDLQKKKYETPYKNKMGGFSITQLSDVSQLPITCIIDETPYSSESLAKMKMASEKKQPYSLDERFAIPAEFDHLGRNEGESYIGVVHIDGNEFGKRIKSVLSREMNYANAVQKIRILSKEIDRIYKSAFQKVINLLIASEKKGKIGNIKLKKADNEEREYYYLPIRDIVINGDDVTFVCDGRLALFLSYFFLKTINMEKLEGEPISACAGIAIVKAHFPFYRAYQIAEQCCQSAKKKAKSKEYDEVLSWLDFHVVSTGITGDLETTRRKHYQVAEADSNYHLLWRPWLVSDTDRYSGDAHNFQHFIQIYQEFTSGESKWPRNKLKQLELALSKGNLETSLFLSEMESRGLQLPKFLPKLTTNGFTIENQTPYYDVLEMSDFFQILEEV encoded by the coding sequence TTGTTTGTTTTGTCCATGTTCGATGTGACTGATATCCAACGATATATTTTTCAATCCAATCGTTTAAAGGAAATCATCGGTGCTTCAACCCTTGTTGATAAAGCACTGTCCACGTTTTTGATTGAAGCTATTAAAAGTTCGGTTCACGGAGCATATAAAGTGGAGTGGGAAAGCTATGAACATTTCGATTTTCTGAACAATGTGGATTTGGAGGCTGAACTCATTTACACGGGAGGCGGGAACGCACTGGTAGCTTTTAGAAGCAAAGAGGTTGCCAAAAGAGTCACAAAGAGACTTTCCCAATTGTTAATTGAAAACGCTCCTTCCCTTCATTTCACGGTTGTTCATCATACGGTGGAAGGAAATGATTTTAACGAAGACAGAAAAAAGATCATGACCGATTTGCAAAAAAAGAAATATGAAACTCCTTACAAAAATAAAATGGGCGGTTTTTCCATCACACAACTGAGCGACGTTTCCCAACTGCCGATCACATGTATTATCGACGAAACTCCTTACTCATCCGAAAGTCTCGCCAAAATGAAAATGGCTTCAGAAAAAAAACAGCCTTATTCATTAGACGAAAGATTTGCAATTCCCGCGGAGTTTGACCATCTTGGAAGAAACGAGGGTGAAAGTTACATCGGGGTTGTGCATATTGACGGAAATGAATTTGGAAAAAGAATAAAATCGGTTCTCAGCAGGGAAATGAATTATGCGAACGCTGTCCAAAAAATAAGGATATTATCAAAAGAAATCGATCGTATTTATAAAAGCGCTTTTCAAAAAGTGATTAATCTATTAATAGCTTCAGAGAAAAAGGGAAAAATTGGAAACATCAAACTGAAAAAAGCGGATAACGAAGAACGGGAATATTATTATTTACCGATTAGAGACATTGTTATTAATGGTGACGATGTAACTTTCGTTTGCGATGGCAGACTGGCGTTATTTCTCAGCTATTTCTTTTTGAAAACGATTAATATGGAAAAATTGGAAGGAGAACCGATTTCAGCCTGTGCGGGTATTGCCATAGTTAAAGCCCATTTTCCATTTTATCGTGCTTATCAAATTGCAGAACAATGCTGCCAATCCGCAAAAAAGAAAGCCAAATCGAAAGAATATGATGAAGTCTTAAGTTGGCTTGACTTTCACGTCGTTTCTACAGGGATTACAGGGGATTTGGAAACCACGAGAAGAAAACATTACCAAGTTGCTGAAGCCGATTCAAACTATCATTTGCTTTGGCGCCCATGGCTAGTATCTGATACAGACAGATACAGCGGTGATGCTCATAACTTTCAACATTTTATACAAATCTATCAAGAATTTACATCTGGAGAATCCAAGTGGCCAAGGAATAAATTAAAACAATTGGAACTTGCTTTATCCAAAGGAAATTTGGAAACATCGCTATTTCTGAGTGAGATGGAAAGCAGGGGGCTCCAACTCCCAAAATTTTTACCAAAACTTACAACAAATGGTTTCACAATTGAAAACCAAACGCCTTATTATGACGTATTAGAAATGTCGGATTTTTTTCAAATATTGGAGGAGGTTTAA
- a CDS encoding RAMP superfamily CRISPR-associated protein, translated as MQESKRSDRVVERIYVKGILKLKSPCLVGSGENNNADIDFVRKYVLVDQHAGISHASKDVSINKYVTVPYIPGTSLAGVFRNYLSEEGRENKLVEHMFGKKIKGLNSSDATISKLYVYDADMIDQKQNPTFIRDGVKLDPDTKTSVDKGKYDYEIVSENTEFSLRLELVLRECDPIEHMEKILYHLLKALQDQKIFIGAKKQRGFGRIELQDVKILRLDFRDPARKREFLDEWIKFDWKSFKGNTELEQLNHQNVSIDAPKKKVIKVKVPLKNEYSLMIRDYRNVYKDNASGKKNSQDYMQLCSNGMPVIPGTSWAGAIRARMRCILKDLYRSAGLDEESSITKSEEKINDFFGFVDESKNIAKTSKIRFYESKLDGGTMIMQNRIKIDRYTGGTVRGALFNELPVYHGHTDLVMEIEADENEVEPDLGLLLLALKDLMNGYLSIGGETNIGKGIFSGHTVFLEKEGIEVEVDKERENKYLQALYALICNS; from the coding sequence ATGCAGGAGTCAAAAAGGTCAGATCGTGTTGTTGAAAGAATTTATGTTAAAGGCATTTTAAAATTGAAATCTCCTTGTCTGGTCGGTTCCGGAGAAAACAACAATGCAGATATTGATTTTGTCAGAAAATATGTTTTAGTCGATCAACATGCGGGAATCTCCCATGCTTCTAAGGATGTTTCCATAAATAAGTATGTGACGGTCCCTTATATTCCCGGAACATCATTAGCAGGTGTTTTTCGAAATTATTTGTCGGAGGAAGGACGAGAAAACAAACTTGTTGAACATATGTTCGGCAAAAAAATTAAGGGATTGAATTCATCAGATGCTACCATCAGCAAATTATATGTTTATGATGCAGACATGATTGATCAGAAACAAAATCCCACTTTCATTCGGGATGGCGTCAAGTTGGATCCTGATACGAAAACTTCCGTTGATAAGGGAAAATACGATTATGAAATCGTTTCGGAGAATACCGAGTTTTCTCTCCGCCTTGAATTGGTTTTGAGGGAATGTGATCCAATCGAGCATATGGAAAAAATACTGTACCATTTGTTAAAGGCTTTACAAGATCAGAAAATTTTTATCGGGGCAAAAAAACAAAGAGGCTTCGGAAGAATTGAGTTGCAGGACGTAAAAATATTGCGGCTTGATTTTCGAGATCCCGCTAGAAAAAGGGAATTTTTGGATGAATGGATTAAATTTGACTGGAAGTCTTTTAAAGGGAATACCGAGCTGGAACAGTTAAATCATCAAAATGTATCAATTGATGCTCCTAAGAAAAAGGTTATTAAAGTAAAAGTTCCATTAAAAAATGAATATTCTTTGATGATCCGAGACTACAGAAACGTTTATAAAGATAATGCTTCAGGTAAAAAAAATAGTCAGGATTATATGCAATTATGTTCCAATGGGATGCCTGTCATTCCGGGAACTTCATGGGCAGGGGCAATCCGCGCAAGGATGAGGTGCATTTTGAAAGACTTGTACCGATCGGCCGGGTTGGATGAAGAGAGCAGCATTACAAAATCAGAAGAAAAAATCAATGACTTTTTTGGATTTGTGGATGAAAGCAAAAATATCGCAAAGACTTCAAAAATTCGCTTTTATGAATCAAAGCTTGATGGCGGAACAATGATTATGCAAAACCGGATAAAAATTGATCGATATACAGGCGGTACGGTCCGTGGGGCATTATTTAACGAATTGCCTGTTTATCATGGGCATACGGATTTGGTGATGGAAATAGAAGCGGATGAAAATGAAGTAGAGCCTGACTTGGGATTATTGTTATTGGCATTAAAAGATTTAATGAACGGCTATCTCAGTATTGGTGGAGAAACGAACATAGGAAAGGGAATTTTCTCCGGTCATACGGTTTTTCTGGAAAAAGAAGGAATAGAGGTTGAGGTCGACAAGGAAAGGGAGAATAAATACCTTCAAGCATTATATGCATTGATTTGTAATTCCTAG
- a CDS encoding PDDEXK family nuclease, which translates to MNVAIFTVGSNPLPIYVVAKYLLDNSRGDVENLPVPDEMVFVFSKNTEEYYKKLRLKLRNLAGSNNLLDINLGDKERDREIVQNAVKFNLENLISGKEHINSIHLHYSGGTKPMSVFSYVAVEEFGKKHGIKTIYSDLDPEQSFIRIGNETYPIGRDLRDCIKLNINEIFELHNMEIKYSGSQTYTFPNFNIKDFSSNAIRSFNTLRSKNEPNWKLNINKMKNKIENYYETKHKPNLPKNEIEKFSEDFNIVQQEFGKKLMPVKWQDVASNPKLFTDFVEFFHGKWLEDYILDALLSLQQKLKIDEIKKSVKAMYKRRPCEIDVIAMRGYQMHYFTCTTSKDIKKVKGKAFEALYRAEQLGGSHARVIVVSLLPSIQNPREFDHCIENLEKDLSSFEAQIEKKVKLIGSNVLEDPALLSKEIENIFLS; encoded by the coding sequence ATGAATGTGGCAATTTTTACAGTTGGTTCAAATCCTTTGCCGATTTATGTGGTAGCAAAATATTTACTAGATAATAGCAGGGGGGATGTGGAAAACCTGCCAGTCCCGGATGAGATGGTTTTTGTTTTTTCTAAAAATACAGAGGAATATTATAAAAAGCTACGCTTAAAATTAAGAAATCTTGCAGGTAGTAATAATTTACTCGACATAAATTTGGGGGACAAAGAAAGGGATCGGGAAATAGTTCAAAATGCGGTTAAATTTAATCTTGAAAATTTAATAAGCGGTAAAGAGCATATAAATTCTATCCACCTGCATTATTCCGGCGGGACAAAACCGATGTCGGTTTTTAGTTATGTAGCTGTTGAGGAATTCGGAAAGAAACATGGCATCAAAACGATATATAGCGATTTAGATCCTGAACAGTCATTTATACGGATAGGAAACGAAACTTATCCTATTGGAAGGGATTTAAGAGACTGTATTAAGTTGAATATAAATGAAATCTTTGAACTTCATAATATGGAAATTAAATATTCCGGAAGCCAAACATACACCTTTCCAAACTTTAATATCAAAGATTTTTCTTCAAATGCAATTAGATCTTTTAACACCTTAAGAAGTAAAAACGAGCCAAACTGGAAACTTAATATCAATAAAATGAAAAATAAAATTGAAAATTATTATGAAACTAAACATAAACCTAATTTACCGAAGAATGAAATTGAAAAATTCAGTGAAGATTTCAATATTGTCCAACAAGAATTTGGAAAAAAATTAATGCCTGTTAAGTGGCAGGACGTGGCTTCAAATCCAAAATTGTTTACAGATTTCGTTGAATTTTTCCATGGGAAATGGTTAGAAGACTATATATTGGATGCCCTTTTAAGTTTGCAACAAAAACTAAAAATTGATGAAATTAAAAAATCTGTGAAAGCAATGTATAAAAGAAGGCCATGTGAAATTGACGTGATTGCCATGCGGGGATATCAAATGCATTATTTTACCTGCACCACATCGAAAGATATAAAAAAAGTCAAGGGCAAAGCTTTTGAGGCCTTGTATCGGGCCGAGCAATTAGGAGGAAGCCATGCCCGGGTAATCGTCGTTTCCTTATTGCCAAGTATTCAAAATCCTAGAGAGTTTGACCACTGCATCGAAAATCTCGAAAAGGACTTGTCATCCTTCGAGGCACAAATCGAAAAAAAGGTAAAATTAATCGGAAGCAATGTCTTAGAAGATCCGGCCCTTTTATCAAAAGAAATAGAAAACATCTTTTTAAGCTAA
- a CDS encoding NUDIX hydrolase translates to MEPKWLAWAKQLQAIAQAGLAYSTDVYDLERFECIRRISVEMLSEQTGMEMTKIKDLFAGETGYATPKVDIRAVVFKENKILMVREKTDGRWSLPGGWADIGYSPREVAVKEVKEETGYDVKAVKLLAVFDKKFHPHPPSPFHVYKILIQCEIVGGEPTEGIETSAVGFFAEDELPPLSVSRITKSQMEIIFKYLHNPQEPVHFD, encoded by the coding sequence ATGGAACCGAAATGGCTGGCTTGGGCGAAACAGCTTCAGGCCATCGCCCAGGCGGGATTGGCGTATTCGACGGATGTTTATGATTTGGAAAGATTTGAATGCATCAGAAGGATCAGCGTAGAAATGTTGTCCGAGCAGACAGGCATGGAAATGACAAAAATAAAGGATCTATTTGCCGGGGAAACGGGGTATGCGACCCCAAAAGTGGATATCCGGGCCGTCGTTTTTAAGGAAAATAAAATTTTAATGGTCAGAGAAAAAACGGACGGACGCTGGTCGCTGCCCGGCGGTTGGGCCGACATCGGATACTCGCCGAGGGAAGTGGCCGTGAAAGAGGTGAAGGAAGAAACGGGATATGATGTAAAAGCGGTCAAGCTGTTGGCAGTATTTGACAAAAAATTTCATCCCCATCCGCCATCCCCGTTCCATGTTTATAAAATCTTGATCCAATGCGAAATCGTCGGCGGCGAGCCGACGGAAGGCATCGAAACAAGCGCCGTCGGTTTCTTTGCGGAAGATGAACTGCCGCCATTGTCCGTCTCCCGGATCACGAAATCCCAAATGGAGATAATTTTTAAGTACTTGCACAATCCCCAAGAACCCGTCCATTTTGATTGA
- the csx19 gene encoding type III-D CRISPR-associated protein Csx19 gives MPVRQITSSFQKVSFAPGELKKRIQEFFKDEKGFLLAWLDYEVKVGFVYHGEMILYDHPIEEEYLQEIRVFNEHRELHVRRWGNQFSGRLIVDDKDGERIDIFDEIHYIWGKVVGVENGWLKVSEKNRGFQIHIPFLSQQDIPEKICYKVRNYLKEDKDGQLFFDDARICGFCKPDSTFFTLG, from the coding sequence ATGCCGGTTCGACAAATTACTTCTTCCTTCCAAAAGGTAAGTTTCGCTCCGGGAGAATTAAAGAAAAGAATCCAAGAATTCTTTAAAGATGAGAAGGGATTTCTTTTAGCCTGGTTGGACTATGAAGTGAAAGTGGGATTCGTCTACCATGGTGAAATGATATTATATGATCATCCGATAGAAGAAGAATATCTTCAGGAAATACGGGTATTTAATGAACATCGGGAGCTTCATGTCCGGAGATGGGGAAATCAATTTTCAGGCAGATTGATCGTGGATGACAAAGATGGGGAACGTATTGATATTTTCGATGAAATACACTACATATGGGGAAAAGTCGTGGGAGTAGAAAACGGATGGCTCAAAGTTTCTGAGAAGAACCGTGGTTTTCAAATTCACATTCCTTTTTTATCGCAGCAGGACATCCCGGAAAAAATTTGTTATAAAGTCAGAAATTATTTAAAAGAAGACAAAGATGGACAGTTGTTCTTTGATGATGCCCGTATATGCGGTTTTTGTAAACCGGATTCGACCTTCTTTACATTGGGGTGA
- a CDS encoding RAMP superfamily CRISPR-associated protein, with product MELLSDLCTASGEGLPGIFDNDVSYDKFGIPFIPAKRIKGCLKEAALEIRDVDDSFDQTAFDKLFGLPGGEEGALKIGNGYIPNYEEIVKELEELSRDNTYGPYLNPVNIQSYFTTYRAMTSIDPESQTAKDHTLRTVRLIRSGNVFFFDVELSERDSRCVNLLKKCCKVLRNIGLNRTRGWGEVKCSLEIKNEDKVAIQETNDSKIRIQLEREFLKEESLRLTYSLKLRTPLFVSNRVDISSRSDTYISGSQILGFFASEYLKKTSTSEKAHKDPVFRKLFLSNQVKFMNAYPVDEENYRCMPIPLTFVKTKDKEDQEDEYLDLANDKTYQKVLEEEVQTSKINGYFKVYNDGSFPLVRVEKEIQYHHRRPEDRTIGHAQRGNGQYFQMEAIREGQTFKGYIIGDFESLSLLKNLAVANRIVRLGRSKTAQYAEAEFSIENIEPLKKQEPFDEDFIEKGDQVAIYFISPMILFDETSGAVKTDPHLFADLLASKFPGFVYERSFVRLTKVSGFHRKWGLPKPQLDAFDAGTVIVLKYEGTESIPATDLTLQNYGLRQNEGFGEIFVKIGGFNSIPPRESTIKNIRSSKPNFTNGILTYIKTEQLRYIIQNRAISTLKELPVLYELNNSKLYKLTDFLENALNKDDFLTKAKDLLNKKNVDRIDTKLMDFLLDSDKYYLEYKSDELWRKVEKIETENWDLCLEQLDFELYKLFLLTIFQHIKWKNRQVG from the coding sequence TTGGAACTTTTGTCTGACTTATGTACTGCTTCAGGAGAAGGATTGCCAGGCATTTTTGATAATGATGTCTCTTACGATAAATTTGGTATCCCATTTATTCCGGCAAAACGTATAAAAGGATGTCTGAAGGAAGCCGCTTTAGAAATAAGAGATGTGGATGATTCATTCGATCAAACCGCATTTGATAAGTTGTTCGGTTTGCCGGGTGGAGAAGAAGGCGCATTAAAAATTGGAAACGGCTACATCCCCAATTACGAAGAAATAGTGAAGGAACTCGAAGAACTTTCGAGAGATAATACTTACGGACCATACCTTAATCCGGTCAATATCCAGTCGTATTTCACCACATATCGGGCGATGACGAGCATTGATCCGGAAAGTCAAACGGCAAAAGATCATACCTTGCGGACCGTCCGTTTAATCCGTTCAGGAAATGTTTTCTTTTTCGATGTGGAATTATCTGAACGGGACAGCCGCTGTGTAAATTTGTTGAAGAAATGTTGTAAAGTTCTGCGTAATATTGGATTAAACCGCACAAGAGGCTGGGGGGAAGTAAAATGTTCCCTCGAGATCAAGAACGAAGATAAAGTTGCAATTCAGGAAACAAATGATTCCAAAATAAGGATACAACTGGAAAGAGAGTTTTTAAAAGAAGAATCTTTGAGATTAACCTATTCATTAAAATTACGTACGCCCTTATTCGTCTCTAATCGGGTTGATATCTCATCCCGGAGTGATACCTATATTTCTGGAAGCCAAATTCTTGGATTCTTCGCTTCCGAATATCTTAAGAAAACGTCGACATCAGAAAAAGCCCATAAAGATCCTGTATTCCGCAAATTATTTTTAAGTAATCAAGTAAAATTTATGAATGCTTATCCTGTGGATGAAGAAAATTATCGTTGTATGCCGATCCCCCTTACTTTTGTAAAAACGAAGGATAAAGAAGATCAAGAAGATGAATATTTGGATCTTGCCAATGATAAGACGTATCAAAAAGTATTGGAAGAAGAAGTACAAACGTCTAAGATAAACGGATATTTCAAGGTGTACAACGATGGAAGCTTTCCTTTGGTCCGTGTGGAGAAAGAAATTCAATACCATCATCGAAGACCCGAGGACCGTACAATTGGCCATGCCCAAAGAGGAAATGGACAGTATTTTCAAATGGAAGCCATTCGGGAAGGTCAAACATTCAAAGGATATATCATTGGTGATTTCGAGAGCTTGTCTTTATTGAAAAATCTGGCCGTAGCAAACAGGATCGTCAGACTTGGAAGATCAAAAACAGCTCAATACGCCGAAGCCGAGTTTTCCATTGAAAATATAGAACCGTTAAAGAAGCAGGAACCTTTTGATGAAGATTTTATTGAAAAGGGAGATCAAGTAGCCATATATTTCATATCTCCTATGATTCTATTTGATGAAACATCGGGGGCAGTGAAAACGGATCCCCATTTGTTTGCCGATTTATTGGCGAGTAAGTTTCCGGGCTTTGTCTATGAAAGAAGTTTTGTTCGCCTGACCAAAGTTTCCGGTTTTCATCGTAAATGGGGATTGCCGAAGCCTCAACTGGACGCTTTCGATGCGGGAACCGTCATCGTATTAAAATATGAGGGCACAGAAAGCATTCCAGCAACTGACCTAACGCTTCAGAATTATGGTTTGAGGCAGAATGAGGGGTTCGGGGAAATTTTTGTAAAAATCGGGGGTTTTAATTCTATTCCGCCAAGAGAATCAACAATTAAAAATATCCGTTCCAGTAAACCAAATTTTACAAACGGCATATTAACTTATATTAAAACCGAACAGCTTCGATACATTATTCAAAATCGTGCCATTTCAACCTTAAAAGAACTTCCTGTCCTATATGAGTTGAATAACTCTAAATTATATAAACTGACTGATTTCCTGGAAAATGCTTTGAATAAAGATGATTTCTTAACGAAAGCGAAAGATTTATTAAACAAAAAAAATGTCGACCGAATCGATACAAAATTGATGGATTTTTTGCTTGATAGCGATAAATATTATCTTGAATATAAATCGGATGAACTATGGAGAAAAGTGGAAAAGATAGAAACGGAAAATTGGGACCTATGTTTAGAACAGCTGGATTTTGAACTTTACAAACTTTTTCTCCTTACCATTTTTCAACATATTAAATGGAAGAACAGGCAAGTGGGGTAA